The following are from one region of the Cryptococcus deuterogattii R265 chromosome 8, complete sequence genome:
- a CDS encoding nicotinamide mononucleotide permease, translated as MSLEEKLSQEHLEQIISEKDKLDDGVDRHLAVKIPDSLVGLSAEEISAIDKRATWKLDLLLMPVLMALYILNYLDRQNISSAKIAGIMDDLGLTTTQYNTCVAVLFAGYVSLQVFSNIFASKINYPGIYICFMCAIWGVISGCTGAVQSYAGLAVCRVVLGFAESAFFPGAVYLNSCFYTKKQMALRTAILYSGSQIGNAFGGLFALAILNLNGVHGLKGWRWLFIVEGVLTVGCALIFAMFIPNKPGTMRWLTQQERDRLVYRLEVDRSSKDATDEVTAWAAFKMASCDPKTWLLCSVLYCNYIAASVTNFFPVVVSGLGFNRTITLAITCPPYVLCCFAILIIGWHSDKKNERTLHIICPFFITIIANIMAISTTKVVPRYIAMCLLPSSFYGATCCVLSWISSSITGPAVKRAIAIAIINAVCNTPNIWTSYLYYDSPRYIAAFGVDLAASVLTIAFAALTYLYLRRQNSKIERGEPLPASGPSAVQLEAGFRYQL; from the exons ATGTCGCTTGAGGAGAAGTTGAGTCAAGAACATCTTGAGCAGATAATCAGCGAGAAAGACAAACTtgatgatggtgttgaCCGTCACCTTGCGGTCAAAATCCCTGATTCCTTGGTGGGACTCAGCGCTGAAGAGATCAGCGCTATTGATAAGAGGGCAACATGGAAGCTGGATTTGCTCTTAATGCCAGTGTTGATGGCCCTTTACATTTT AAACTACCTTGATCGACAGAATATTTCTTCAGCGAAGATCGCCGGGATCATGGACGACCTTGGACTTACAACAACTCAGTACAATACATGCGTCGCCGTATTGTTCGCAGGATATGTTAGTCTTCAGGTCTTTAGTAACATCTTCGCCTCCAAAATCAACTACCCAGGCATAT ACATTTGCTTCATGTGTGCTATTTGGGGTGTCATCTCTGGCTGCACTGGTGCTGTCCAGTCCTATGCCGGTCTTGCCGTATGTCGTGTAGTACTTGGGTTTGCGGAGAGCGCATTCTTCCCCGGTGCTGTATACCTCAATTCCTGCTTCTACACCAAGAAGCAAATGGCCCTTCGAACAGCTATTCTGTACTCGGGATCGCAGATAGGAAATGCTTTCGGTGGTCTTTTTGCTTTGGCCATCCTTAACCTTAACGGGGTCCATGGTCTTAAAGGTTGGAGGTGGCTCTTCATCGTGGAAG GCGTCTTGACTGTTGGTTGTGCCTTGATCTTCGCAATGTTCATTCCCAACAAGCCCGGAACCATGCGATGGCTTACTCAGCAAGAAAGGGACCGCCTAGTCTATCGATTAGAAGTTGATAGATCGTCCAAGGACGCGACAGATGAGGTCACTGCTTGGGCTGCCTTCAAAATGGCCTCATGCGATCCTAAGACTTGGCTCCTTTGCTCAGTTCTTTACTGCAATTACATTGCGGCTTCGGTCACCAACTTTTTCCCTGTTGTCG TTTCTGGCCTGGGTTTCAACCGCACTATCACACTCGCCATCACTTGCCCTCCTTACGTCCTTTGTTGCTTCGCTATCTTGATAATTGGTTGGCATTCCGATAAGAAAAATGAACGAACACTTCATATCATTTGCCCTTTCTTTATCACCATTATTGCGAATATCATGGCTATATCAACCACAAAGGTTGTTCCACGATATATCGCCATGtgcctccttccttcctcgttTTACGGCGCAACCTGCTGTGTGCTTTCTTGGATTAGTTCATCCATTACAGGTCCTGCGGTCAAGCGTGCCATTGCTATCGCTAT TATCAATGCCGTTTGTAACACGCCCAATATTTGGACATCATATCTCTATTACGACTCTCCTCGTTACATTGCGGCATTCGGAGTGGATTTGGCTGCCAGTGTCTTGACTATCGCTTTCGCCGCTTTAACTTATCTTTATCTCCGCCGCCAAAACAGTAAGATTGAGCGGGGAGAACCTTTGCCTGCCTCTGGCCCTTCTGCCGTACAATTGGAAGCTGGTTTTAGATATCAATTATAA